In the Hevea brasiliensis isolate MT/VB/25A 57/8 chromosome 8, ASM3005281v1, whole genome shotgun sequence genome, TAATAGCTTGAATGCGAGCACACCAGATATTGGGTATATCAACTACAAGATTGCACTTTCTAACTTGTGAATTAAACGATTGTGAGAACTGATCACATTGAACATTGCTTCACCTTTAAATGCAATGTGAGTGTGAAagataattgaaattgaaaagtaAGATTGTATTTATtgctgaagaaaattataaaacttttaaattaaaacACAACAGCTTGTAAAAGTAAAAATTGCttggaattgaaattgaaactaaGAATAAATGTAAAAGACAGATTGATTGTTAGAGTTATGGATTGATTGAATTGCTAGACCCCTTTGGATTGTTATTGTTTGAGTTGATTGGTTGGATTGGTTGAGTTGTTGGTACTTTCTACATTGCTGCTCACATAGTATTTATACCTCTCTTTGTAGGTGTTTGGAGATTCTAGAAGACCCATTGCACATACTGTAAATTCTAGAACACTCACTTCACGTTCTGCAGATGATGGAAGGTAACCGTCAATTCTTGATAATTTCTCTAAACTTCATATAACTCCTTTTAACTGCTTTCTTTGGTAACCACTCACTATCAATAACttcttttgtaaattatcttcaaacctttaattaattaaaccaattaaataaaattaattaaaaaaactaaTTTAATTGATCTTGGAtctgaaaataaatgaataaaattaattatttagttaatttaatGAACATTAACACAACCGGTCACCTGCTAATCTAAAAAAAAACAGGGAGTAAGTACAAGTCCTTTGCCGTACTCTGCAACAAATTTCTACAATTACTGCTAAAAGACCGAAACAAAATTGCAATATTAACGGAATTGTCAAaatatctatatatataattgaatggTCAATCCATGCGAAATAGATGTTTGACCATTCGATATGTAAGCTCACTGTTGTGTAGGCATGCCCACGGAGCAGTTTTTCAAACCATTGACCATCCTGGACCTTCCTCTCCTATTTAAAATAGAGAACGCTTGCTTTAGTAAAGTCCAGCAGACCATAAGGTTTCACACACCAAATGAGTGCAAGTCACTAAAATTTAGGGTCTAAGAAACAGAATTTAATATGCTGAGAACATCGGATTAGTAAATTATTGCCAAATGTGATTATATATAGATAGGGTTGTTGACTGTGCGATATGTTTATGCCTTTCAAACAATTTAGGCTTATTAGAATTTGTCATATATAATTTAGGTTTATTAGAATAGTTttgcttatttaaaaaaaaattactcatTTAATTTATAACTCTTGAATGTTCCTCTACCTAATCTTAACATCTTGATGATAATAACGATCTCGATTTCTACTAAAGAGCACATAAAAATCAAATTCTAAAATTAGGGAGGTCTTTCATGCTGGAAGCCATGTCTTTAACTATGCATGCTTGAAGCCATACCTTTCTTACTTGTTTTATAATTCAATCACTCACTCATTaatgattaattaaatcataatttaaaaatatacaaACACGTCTCATAAATAAGTTAATGTTATAGCTTGTTAATCCTTACTTTATTTTTCTCTCTCCCTTGTTGACATTTAAGAGTAAACACAATAGAATtagaataagtttttttttttctgtaaaaaaaaagagttgaattgacacaaattatgaattaaattaaagcatattaaataaaaattaatattatattatgctTATGCTTTTCAAACAATTTAGGCTTATTAGAATTTGTCATATATAATTTAGGCTTATTAGAACAGTTTTCcttattaatgaaaaaaaaaaagatactcATTTAATTTTACAACTCTTGAACGTTTTTCTACCTAAATTCAAAGTTTTGATAATAGTAACGGTCTCGATTTCCACTAAAGAGCACGTGaaaatcaaattctaaaactggGGAGGTATTTCATGCTTGAAGTCATGTCTTTGAGTATGTATATGTCTGAAAATAATCGATTTAAATAATTTAGGCTACGTTATCATAAcagtaataaattataaatatatgtgattaattcaaaaaataataaaattctgtgAACAAAATTTAATTTCTATTTGGTTACTGATTACCCACAAGCGATgctattttacaatgaaaatagTTGTATGATACTAACACAGGTAATTTACAgtgaattatttataaaattgagCTATTTTACTAGTCACAAATAATTAATTGTTGATATGTATGTCCTTTATGGAAACCAATAATAAGCAGTAGCTGGTTGCCACGTATATGACTAAAGCTTTCTCAATGCAATATTAATTCCATGAAGACAACATCACGTGACAACTTGTGTGCTTGGAAAAGTAAGATTTAAATTACAGATTGAGTTGTAAAATAACAAGTTTTACATTAGGAGCTTAAGTTAagcacaataaataaataaataaatactcacatgaattttattttaataggagaAATGtccaattttaaaattaattaaaaatcaattttttttatcaaaaataaaag is a window encoding:
- the LOC110651947 gene encoding profilin-2-like isoform X1; this translates as MSWQTYVDEHLMCEIEGNHLSAAAIIGQDGSVWAQSSNFPQVFGDSRRPIAHTVNSRTLTSRSADDGRHAHGAVFQTIDHPGPSSPI